The Fusarium musae strain F31 chromosome 10, whole genome shotgun sequence genome window below encodes:
- a CDS encoding hypothetical protein (EggNog:ENOG41~MEROPS:MER0031431), which produces MSPPRRALISITSASATLFDGKETTGLFISEALHPYKVLTAAGFEVELASETGSYTPDWLSQQPDFLNGEDLAIWNDTNSEFRKKLDNMPKASELDPSKYGLFYASAGHAALIDYPTASSLQNIAAQVWASGGVVSTVCHGPAIFANLIDPTTNEPLIKGKKITGFTTEAEHTMKVMDELRSWDREMVEEVAARLGATYERAPGIWDDFHVVDGRLVTGQNPASATSTAKAAVAVFEKL; this is translated from the exons AtgtctcctcctcgccgtgccctcatcagcatcactTCCGCTTCTGCCACCCTCTTTGACGGCAAAGAGACCACCGGCCTCTTCATCAGCGAAGCCCTTCATCCATACAAGGTCTTGACAGCTGCCGGATTTGAGGTCGAACTTGCCTCAGAGACTGGCTCTTATACACCCGACTGGCTCTCTCAGCAGCCTGACTTCCTCAATGGCGAAGACCTCGCTATCTGGAACGACACCAACAGCGAGTTCCgcaagaagcttgacaacATGCCCAAAGCCTCTGAGCTTGACCCATCCAAGTATGGTCTGTTCTACGCCTCAGCTGGACATGCAGCTCTGATTGACTACCCCACTGCATCTTCTCTCCAAAACATCGCTGCTCAGGTTTGGGCTAGCGGCGGAGTTGTCTCGACTGTTTGTCACGGCCCAGCCATCTTTGCCAATCTCATTGACCCTACCACCAACGAGCCTTTGatcaagggaaagaagatcACTGGCTTCACTACCGAGGCTGAGCACACGATGAAGGTCATGGACGAGCTTCGCAGCTGGGATCGTGAAATGGTCGAGGAAGTAGCCGCTCGTCTCGGTGCAACTT atgaacgtGCTCCTGGTATTTGGGATGATTTCCATGTCGTTGATGGTCGTTTGGTCACAGGTCAGAATCCTGCTAGCGCTACTTCGACTGCCAAAGCGGCTGTAGCTGTGTTTGAGAAGCTTTGA